One Anabaena sphaerica FACHB-251 DNA window includes the following coding sequences:
- a CDS encoding DUF1257 domain-containing protein has translation MSHFSTLRTKITDAEILKSSLRDLGISVKTEADVRGYNGQRVRSDIVAVLEGEYDLGWSRNSDGSFDLIADLWGVAKKHNQTELINSINQKYAVNKTLAEVKQRGLQNANVKLVLQ, from the coding sequence ATGTCTCACTTTAGCACTCTGCGTACCAAAATCACCGATGCCGAAATCCTCAAATCTTCTTTGCGCGACCTGGGTATTAGCGTAAAGACTGAAGCTGATGTTCGTGGTTATAACGGTCAGCGTGTACGTTCCGACATCGTTGCTGTATTGGAAGGCGAGTACGATTTAGGTTGGTCTCGCAATAGCGATGGTTCTTTTGACCTTATCGCTGACCTGTGGGGCGTTGCTAAGAAGCACAACCAAACCGAGTTGATCAACTCTATTAACCAAAAATACGCCGTTAACAAGACTTTGGCTGAAGTAAAACAGCGCGGCTTGCAAAACGCTAACGTTAAGTTGGTATTGCAATAA
- a CDS encoding AIPR family protein, protein MAKLQLTHIKNKLSEKLTDLIDMSDYVKKSEEERKKACLSRSYAAYTLVSLASATEEEAAKAIVDGYRDNGIDAIYYEEQENILWLVQSKWIESGNGEPETGEVSKFIQGVKDVIGFKFNKFNQKIKDKQVQIEKCLNNYTVKIKICLAYSGSKLGQHNQNLLSELIDEENTSGELFFLEIFSLSEAHNALSKSFDKSINQEIRLTNWGLNEEPYQTWYGQINAEELAALWIQYKESLFSNNIRSFVGLTDVNDGIQATLLNNPEIFLYLNNGVTVLCRRIQKTAKGGYSDKSVGDFYCEGISIINGAQTVGTIGTTYASNPEKVKEAKVFLKLISLENCPPDFALKVTKSTNTQNKVENRDFISLDNLHEKLKKEFALEGISYHYKRDEHKYPSDDKNCTLDEATIALACGLEEIRYAHIAKDKLGKLWEDVSKPPYTEIFNPNVSVQKIWRMVQISRMVDNKLSHISINNDELKANCTFGNRFILHMVFHFVGMQNLFLFQNEFEKYSNDELQSIIDQVFAKTVEAINIEYPNKIVYQVFRNLEKYKVLKQKVIDIIQQKLEEQEKPENKEGEE, encoded by the coding sequence ATGGCAAAGCTTCAATTAACGCATATTAAAAATAAACTGAGTGAAAAATTAACAGACTTAATTGATATGTCAGATTATGTTAAAAAATCTGAAGAAGAACGGAAAAAAGCTTGTTTATCAAGAAGTTATGCTGCTTATACTTTAGTAAGTCTTGCTTCTGCTACGGAAGAAGAAGCGGCAAAAGCAATTGTCGATGGTTATCGTGATAATGGAATTGATGCAATTTATTATGAGGAACAAGAAAATATTCTTTGGTTAGTGCAATCAAAATGGATTGAGTCTGGAAATGGAGAACCTGAAACAGGTGAAGTAAGTAAGTTTATACAAGGAGTAAAAGATGTTATAGGGTTTAAATTCAACAAATTTAATCAAAAAATAAAAGATAAGCAAGTTCAAATAGAGAAATGTCTTAATAATTATACTGTTAAAATAAAAATATGTCTTGCTTATTCTGGTTCAAAGCTAGGACAGCATAATCAAAATTTATTATCAGAATTGATAGATGAAGAAAATACAAGTGGTGAATTATTTTTCTTAGAAATATTTTCTTTATCAGAAGCGCATAATGCTTTATCAAAAAGTTTCGATAAATCTATTAATCAGGAAATAAGATTAACAAATTGGGGTTTAAATGAAGAGCCATATCAAACGTGGTATGGACAGATTAATGCTGAAGAATTAGCGGCATTATGGATTCAATATAAGGAAAGTTTATTTTCAAATAATATCCGAAGTTTTGTTGGCTTAACTGACGTAAATGATGGCATTCAAGCTACTCTTTTAAATAATCCAGAAATATTTTTATATTTAAATAATGGAGTTACTGTTTTATGTCGTCGAATTCAAAAAACAGCTAAAGGTGGCTATTCTGATAAATCTGTTGGAGATTTTTATTGTGAAGGAATATCCATTATTAATGGCGCTCAGACTGTAGGAACGATAGGAACTACTTATGCAAGTAATCCAGAAAAAGTTAAAGAAGCAAAAGTTTTTTTAAAGTTAATTTCTTTAGAAAACTGTCCTCCAGATTTTGCGCTTAAAGTCACTAAATCAACCAATACTCAAAATAAAGTTGAAAATCGTGATTTTATTTCATTGGATAATTTACACGAAAAATTAAAAAAAGAATTTGCATTAGAGGGAATCAGTTATCACTATAAAAGAGATGAACATAAATACCCATCAGATGATAAAAACTGCACGTTAGATGAGGCTACCATAGCACTAGCTTGTGGCTTAGAAGAGATACGTTATGCACATATAGCCAAAGATAAGCTTGGTAAGTTATGGGAGGATGTTAGTAAACCTCCTTATACAGAAATTTTTAATCCAAATGTTTCAGTACAGAAAATTTGGAGAATGGTTCAGATAAGCAGGATGGTAGACAATAAACTCTCACATATTAGTATAAATAACGATGAGTTAAAAGCAAATTGTACTTTTGGAAATAGATTTATTCTTCACATGGTATTTCACTTTGTAGGTATGCAGAATTTGTTTTTATTTCAAAATGAATTTGAAAAATATTCTAACGATGAATTACAATCCATAATAGATCAAGTCTTTGCAAAAACCGTAGAAGCAATTAATATTGAGTATCCAAATAAAATAGTTTACCAAGTTTTTAGAAATCTAGAAAAGTATAAAGTATTAAAACAGAAAGTTATAGACATCATACAACAAAAACTAGAAGAACAAGAAAAACCAGAAAATAAGG